From [Flavobacterium] thermophilum:
GAATGCATGTTTCATCTTCGTTTTCCTCCTCATTTTGGTCATCGTTGTCGTTCCAGCATGCTAAAATAACCGCTTCGCCCCCAAGTACCGCTGTTTCCAATACGATTGGTCGAGGCGGCTGATCGTCACGCCGGTCGAAGCGCCGCTATGGATGAACTGGCCGTTGCCGATATAGATGCCGGCGTGCGATGGGCCGTTGGTGGTCGTGGCGAAAAAGACGATGTCGCCGACTTCCGGGGCGGAAACCGATGCGCCTGCATTCCACATCAAGGCGACGGTGCGCGGGATGGGGACGCCTTGTTGCTGGAACAGGTAGAAAATGAAGCCGCTGCAGTCAAATCCCTCTTCCGGTGTCTCGCCGCCCCAAACGTATGGGGTTCCGAGCAGCTCAGCCGCATCGGCGACAAGTTCGATGACATCCACCTTCGTCGGGGGAGCTTGTCCAAGCAGACGCTCGTATGTTTCGCTGTCAACAATGCCGGTCGCTGGGAGTTTGGCCGCTTGTTGGAAACGGCGGACGGCATCGGCGGTGGCAGTGCCGTAGTAGCCGGTGATGTCCGTCCAGAAGTAGCCGAGCTCTTTGAGCTTCGTCTGAATGCGCTTGACGTCTTCGCCGAGCGCGCCGATTGAGAGGCGAACCGCCAGGCGCTCGCGCTCGATCGGTGCAGGGGAGGTCGTTTTCGCTTTTACTGCGCTCGCGAGGCGGGCAGCGGTTTGGTTGTCGACCGCGCCGGTCACTGGCAGGCCGTTGTCGCGTTGAAAGCGGCGGATGGCGTCGGCGGTCAGCACCCCATAGTAGCCGGTGATGTCCGAATACGTAAAGTAGCCGAGTTGTTTGAGCTGTTGCTGCAGCTCGCGGACGTCGTCGCCGCGATCACCGATTGTCAACACGTCAGACGACTCCACTGGCTGGCTTGTTGCTTTTTGCTTCAGCCGCTCAAGCGTCGCCCGGTCCGCCCGCCCGGTGGCGGGAAGCCCGTTCGCCCGTTGAAACTGCTTCACGGCATCGGCCGTCACCGCGCCGTAGTAGCCGGTGATTTGCGGATAGCGAAAATAGCCGAGCTGTTTCAGCCGGCGTTGCAAATCACTGACGGCCGCGCCGCGGGAACCGATGGCGAGCGTGTCGTTTGACGCAGGCGCGTTTTTGAGCTTCGCGTAGGTGGCGTCATCGACGATGCCGGTGGCTGGCAAGTTCATCGCCCGTTGGAACGCTTTGACCGCTTCTTCGGTAATGGCGCCAAAGTAGCCGGTCGCTTGCGGATACGTGAAAAAGCCTTTTTCTTTCAAGCGCTGCTGGAGCTGTTTGATTTCAGGAGAACTCATGCCTTTCTTCCATTCCGCCGCTTGGCTCTCGTCCGGCGCGAGAAAAAAGGCAGAAGCCATGGCAGCGGCGAAAACAACGTGATTCGGTTTCACGGATGCGCCCTCTCCCTTCGCCGTCTGTTTCGTTTTTCATCTTTCATCGAGGCCTCATGCGGGATAGTTCCTCAGGCCGGCTTGACATCCCGCAGCCAAAAATAGTAATGTTCTATATTTTCAGTATAACGGACGAAAGCCATGAAAGGAAACGATTTTTTTTATTGGAAGAAGGAAGAAGTTTATGCGCCGGAACGGGGCATGCTTCGCTTCGGAGGCGACGGATACGTGAACAAATACGACACGCATCGATCGTCGACAAGGTAAATCGACTGCAGCACTTCATAAATGAGCTGTTTTTCCATCGCCAGCCATTCATCTGCGCGGATCGGGATGTATTTTTGCCTCGGTTCGTTCCACTCATAAAGGGCGACGGTAAACTTTTTTTGGCGAAGATCGAGCTTGACGATAAACATGTAAAGCTGGCTCGTGCATTTAAATACAAAATAGAGCTGGGCTTCCTTTGAGCAGGTGATCGTGCGGAACAGCGCCTCGCCTTCCGATGCAAAACGCATCCGTCCACCTTCGTTTTTCAGCGAGCGCAGCGAATCGGTAAAACTGGCCGGGGCGATCGTTTTCAGCCGCACGGAAAACGGATTTTTCATTTCCTTAATATAGATGTGGTACATTTTCTGGGCGTGTTTCTCCCCGTTTCGTTCACAAATGACAAAATCGGCAAGATAGATGTTCACCTTGACCCCCTCTTTTTGGTTCGTAATTTCCTATTTTTAACTAATTGTACTATGTCCTTCCTGGACAAAAAAGATGCCGAACGACGAAATCACGGACAAATCTGTTCTGATTTAGAAACAAAGATAGAAATGAGCGAAAAAGGAACAACCATTGACTCCATGCTTTTCTATCTTTAAAGAGTAATGATGAAAAGCGTGGTGACGAACGATGACAAACTTGGGGGAGACGCTCAAACAACTGCGAAAACAACGGCGCTGGACACAGGAAGAGCTGGCCGAGCAGCTGAACGTGTCGCGTTCGCAAATCAGCAAATGGGAAAACGGCAGCTTGCTTCCGGATGTGCAGTCGCTTGAGAAGCTCTGCCAGTTGTTTGACGTCAGCGCCGATTTTTTGCTTGGCGGCGAAACGCGCCAACGCGAGCTGTTGCGCGAAGTGACAGACATATACGGAACGGCGGACGTGCACGAAACGGTGCTCGCGGCGTTGGACTACTTGCTTCATAACCAAGAGATGAGCGAAGCGGTGTACGCGCTCGCGAAGCTGCCGGATAAAAAGCGAAAACATGTCGAAACGATGATCATGACAATCGTAAAAGAGTGCTCCGAGCTCATGTAGCTCCCCTCATGCTGAAAAAAAGCGCTAACAACGACGTGCTAGCGCCATCCGTTGGGGAGTGTTTGGGGACACGTTCTTTCTCTTGGGGATTCGCTTTGAAAGGCATGTATGGGGAAACGACTATACGTGCTCCGGCCATTCTGGTTTCTTTCCGGAGTGGAGAAATTGGACGGACTCCGCGACGACTTCGGTGACATAGACGCGTTGACCGTCTTTTTTATCGTAGCGGCGCGTTTGGATTCTCCCCGTCACCGCCACCATCGATCCTTTTCGGCAATAATTGGCGGTATGTTCCGCTGTTTTCCGCCATAAAACGCATGGAACGAAATCGGCGTCAATCCCCCCTTCCGCGTTGCGGAAATTTCTCGCCACCGCCAGCGTGACAGTCGCGACGGCAGCCCCTTCGGCCGTGTAGCGAAGCTCGGGATCTTTCGTCAACCGGCCGACCAACACGACTTGGTTGATCATGTGTTGGCGCATCCCCCCTTTCCTCCACCGCACCTTTATGATAACGAATCTCGTTTTGGGTCGTAAAATCGCGATTTTTGCATTTTTTGGCGCACTCTATGGATACAATTCAGCGAAAAAGGCGAAATCTTCGTCGACAATGGCGGGGCAAAATGGCGTTTTTGCCATCCGACGGAAAATATGCAGATCGTTTTTCAGCAGGAAGGGCGGCATCCCGTTTTTCTTCCCTCGTCCGCCTGTGCTATAATCTTGGATAAGACAACGGTAACGAGGTGGACGAGATGAAAACGTTCAAGCTTGTCGGGCTCTCGGTCATCGACGACGACATGCACCGCCAAGACATCCCGTTTATTGACGGGTTGATCATCAACAAAGAAGACGGGCAAAACCGCTGGCTCGTGGAGGCGTATTTGGATGACGACTATGAGCCAATGTTTGTGAGCTTGCAGCGGCGTCCAGAGTTTCAACTGCAAGTGACGATCACCCACACGAGCAACGACCCGGCGAACATGCTTGTTGCCGTCCGTTCGATCACGAAAATGAACGGCCACATTAGCGTCTTGATGGAAGGGCTGATGATCCCGCGGCGCACCCATTTGGCGGAAGTCGTGCTGGCCGGCCTTGTCAAGAAAGGGCTGCAAGGCGAGGCGCTGCTCAAAGAATTCCGCCAGCAAATGGATGAGCGAATCGATGCCAAGGCGCCGCAGGAACGGAAAAGGTAAAAGGCTGGAGAGCGCACTTTCCAGCCTTTTTGTTTGCCTTCCTGCAGGCAAGTGGATCATCCTCTTGGAAACGCCAAGGCATCAACCCGAACCGGGCGGGCGGTGACGATGTAGCGCTTCGGAGCGCGGCCGATGAGGCGAAACGGGTAGCACGTTGTCACCGTCAGCGTTGGGCGCGCTTTCTCGACCAAAACGGTCCGGTCGTCGTCATCGACGATGCGGATGTTGACGATGCGGTAATGGATGGCGGCGCGATCCGTCCGAATGATAAGCGCATCGCCGATCTCAAGCTCGCCAAAGCGGCGGAACACAGTATCGCGGTGCCCGGATAGCACGACATGCCCTCGTCCCCCCGGCCAATCGCTCGCTGGATAATGGCCGACACCTCGGCGCAATTCTTGTTCGCCGACGCCTTCATACACGGGAATCGCCGCCCCGAGCTTTGGGATGGCGAGCTCACCAAGGTAGACGCCAAGCGGTGCGTCTTTTTGCGCCGAACGTTCCGCTGGAAGGCTTGCGGCCGGCGGTGAGGAAGGCGCAGGAGCATCCCGCTTGACCGCCATCCAGCCGACGGTGTACCAATAGCCGTTCCAACCGGCCATCGCCGCTCCGATGACGATCGCCGCCAGCGCCGCCCATTGGGCGGCCCGGCGCCCCCACGAAACCCGCGCGGGCTTGCCGTTCACGTTCCTTCACCCTTTCAGCCGCCTGACCCGCCGGTAAAGAAGGAACCCGGCGGAAGCGAGCATCAGTCCGGCCAACGTATAGGTCAAATACGGCGACGCCGTCTCCGGCAGTTTTTCCCCATACATCTTTCCTTTCATCTCTACAGCGAGTAGCCCCGCGTCAATGCCTTTCTCCCCCGCGCGGACGATGTAGCCCGATGTCAACATCTCCCGCGTTATGGCGATATCGGCGACCTCCTCGCCTTGGCGGTTGTACAATCGAATGCGGATCGGCTCCGCGCCGGCCGCCTTTATGTCCGGCTCGTCCGCCTCAAGTTCAAGCAAGCGAAGCCCCTCTTCCCACATCGCCCGCAGTTTGCGGCGCTCTGTTTCCGTCCACGGCCCTTCCGTCTCCGCAAACGGACGCAGCCGTTCGCGAAGCGCCGCCAGCCGCCCAGCCAATTGCGGGTCGTCAATCGAGGCGATATGGCGGGTGAAGGCGCGCACTTCTTGTTCCGTCATCCCGAGCGCCCCAAGCAAGTCGTTGATTTGCTGCATGGCGGCGTTATGCTGTGAGTAAAAGCGGACGGCCCGGTCTAAGTCTTCAACAAATGTGTAGTCTTGCACCGTTTCGCCAAACTGGCCGAGCAGCGCCTCGAGCTCCTCAACCGTCAGCCCGTGCCGGCGCAGAACGGCATGAAGCCGCTCGTCAGTGATGGGTGTGCCGAGCCATTGTTTCATCTCATCCATGGTGCGAAAATCGGCGGCTGTCAAGCCGTATTGATCCAAATAAGCCAACAGGTCGCTCACTGTCCAGCCGACGCTCTCAGCATACTGCTCAAGCTCGCTTCGGCTGATGGCCGCCGCCCCAGCCGGAAACGAAGCGAAAACGGCGACAAGCACAGCCATTCCTAGCCATTGCCGCATTCGTTTTTCCTCCCTTCCGCTTTCTTTGACGTACATTGGTAGTATTTTCCGAACATGCCGCTCTTATGTACGCCAACCAGCGAAAAAAAGAAGAAAGCTCGGCCTAGAGCGCTTGAACGTTCTCCCACCTACGCAAACGCTTAGAGATGGGAGATTCTCGGGGACACCTGCCATAAGGCAGACTGCCAGCCAGACCATTCCCGTCTGTCCCTGTGACTTGGCTGTTCCAACGAAGTCCTTCTTTCAAGATATTTTGAGCGGCGTTGGGGGACATCCATGATGGAAGACGCTGATTCATTCCCCCCTTCGGCTGATCGCGTGAAAGCGGGGGCTTCTCGGTACATAAGAACAGGCGCCCGAGTTTCGGACGCCTGTTTCGCGTTAGGAAAGGGGGCTTACGGTTGCCTGTTGGAAGTAGGCGTTGTACAAGGCGCGAACCGCCTCGTTGACGACTTCTTCTTTGACGCCGAACATCATGCTCACTTCGGACGAACCTTGGTTGATCATCTCCAAGTTGATGTTGGCGTCAGCGAGCGCAGTCGTGGCTTTCGCCGCCATCCCGATCGTTTTTTCCATCCCTTCGCCGACGACCATAATGAGCGCCAAGCCGTACTCAATCGTCACCTCATCGACGGCAAGCTCCTCGCGGATGCGGGCGAGGATGCGCTCCTCTTTTCCGTCCGCGAGCTGATCCGCCCGCAAGATGACCGACATGTTGTCGATGCCGGACGGCGTATGTTCGTAGGAGATGCCTTCGTCTTCTAAAATTTGCAGCACGCGCCGGCCAAAGCCAATCTCACGGTTCATTAAGTATTTGCTGATGTTGATGCTGCAAAAGCCCGTGTCGCTCGCAATGCCGGCGACTGGTTCGTCGATATGATTGCGCTTGGCGACGATCCACGTGCCTGGAGCGGCCGGGTTGTTTGTGTTTTTTACGCAAACGGGGATGCCGGCGCGATAGACCGGCTCAAGCGCCTCGTCATGAAAGACGGAAAATCCGGAATACGACAGCTCACGCATCTCGCGGTACGTGATTTCTTTCAACTTGCGGGCATCAGCGACGATCGACGGATTGACGCAATAAATCGAATCGACGTCGGTAAAGTTTTCGTACACGTCCGCTTTGACGCCCGCGGCGACGATCGAGCCCGTAATATCCGACCCGCCGCGCGGGAACGTGACGATATGGCCCGATCGGGAATAGCCGAAAAATCCCGGGATGACCAAAACGCCGCGCCGTTCGCGCAGCTGCTTCAGTTTGTCGTACGACTCCGGCAGCACTTGGGCGTTGCCCGGCTCATCGGTGACGATGATGCCGGCTTCCAGCGGGCTGACGTAGCTCGCCTCAAGCCCGCAATCTTGCAGATAGAGCGCCATGAGCCTTGCGTTATGGTCTTCGCCGCTCGCTTTCATGGCGTCAAACAGGCGGGGCGGATCGTTCCGATAGGCGCTGATTTTGGATTGTAAGTCATCCACAAGTTCAGCTAAAAATCCATCTGCTTCCAACTCAAGTTCATCTACAATGTCGGCGTATCGTTTTGTGATTTCTTGCATCGTTTGTTCATACGGCTCATCCGCTGCCACCTGTTCGGCGAGCCGAATGAGCATATCCGTCACTTTCACATCATCTTTATACCGCTTTCCAGGAGCTGATACAACGACGATGCGGCGCTCAATATCCGAACTGACAATGTCGGCCACTTTGCGGAACTGTGCAGCGCTTGCCACCGAACTTCCACCAAATTTGGCTACTTTCATCTCCATGACCCTTTCTGTCGAAAGTCTCTATAATTGTTTATCATATCACATTTTTCGCCGAGTGGAATCATTCATTTTTTAGAAGTTTCCGCAAACGGCGGAAATGGCCGTTCTTTTTGCCAACAGCCCCCTCTTAGTGCACCGTTTTTCATGTTTGCGCCACATTGCCGCGGCGGACGTTCGCAATGCCTTCTTTGCAGACGCCATACGGCAGCCACGAGCAATGGCGGCAGAGGTGGTCCAAATCGTCCGGTTTTACGTTTTCCGCCGTCCGCCGGATCAATTCCGACTTCCAATACACCTTGCCCGCCTCAAGCCCTAAATGGCGGATCACGTTTCCGTCGAGCGAGCGGACATGAGCGTCGGAATTCGGCCCCGCCTCGCACGTCGTCTCTCCATGATGCGGACAGGCGAGGCACGCCTCATCAAGCGCCGCTACCACTTCAATCGGAAAATCATCCTTTTCATCACGGATGCGCTCGACGATCGCCCACATCTTCTCGACGAACGACGGACTGTAGCCCATGCCCCGAAACCCATGCACACAAAGCAAATGGTGGCCGCGCAGACGCAACGGCTTCATGCTCCTCTCTCCTTTCCTTCGTCTCGTTCGAGCATATGACAGGCGCGTGAAAATATGCCTGTCGCGCCGTTCTTTCATCTCTAAAATCATCATACGCCAACTGGTCCCTAGCAGCAATCATGAATTTGACCGGCGCCTTTCCAACTTCTTTTTCATTCAAGGATGGGGAGCAACATGGTACAATGAAAGCGGCAACTTCGCAACGAAAGGAATGGCGAATGATGACGAAAGACGAAGCGGCACGTTGGCTTTCCGTTTTGCTTCACGAACTGACCAAACCATGGCGAAAAGAAAAAATCCATTCCGATGTGCTCGAAATCATTATGAAACTGCGCATCCAGGCAGCGGATGACGAACGCTATATGAATAATTTGCTCGGCAACATCGCGTTTGCGAGCGAATCAGCCCATGCGCTAAAGCAAATTTGGGGCTATATGCTGCGCGAGCAAACCTTTCTATCGCCACAGACGATCGAGGCGATGCTCACGGACGCCCAGCGCAAGATCCAGCGCCGGCTGTCAGAGATGACGGCCCGCTATGAGCGTCCGTTTTTGTCCATCGATGACCCGCTCGAGCGGAAACGCCAGCTTGAGCGATCCTACGGTGCGCTTCTTTTGTTCAACCGGATCGCCACCGACTTTTTGCTTGAGTTCGTCCGCGAAGAAAACGAAACGGCAGCGAGCGTCTTTTTCGCCGCCGACCCGAACGAGGCGATCGAAGTGTTCCATCATCTTTGCAGCGTCTACGCGAGCCGCTGGATTGAGGGGCTGGAAGTCGACTGATGCCCCTCCCTGCTCCGGCGGCAGGGCGGCTCGTTTTCAGGTGAAGGTCGTTGAGGCTTTTCCATTTGACAATATTGTCTAGCCATGCTAACCTAATCATTGGGAGGAATTTTTTGAATATTCCTTCCATTGTAAGCGGATACAGAATCCATTGAAGGAGGAATCGGGGATGATCTACGCACAACCAGGCCAGCCAGGCGCGCTTGTTACATTTAAAAAGCGCTACGAAAACTTCATTGGCGGCAAATGGGTGCCGCCGGTCGACGGCGAATATTTTGAAAACATTACGCCGATCACCGGACAGCCGTATTGCGAAGTGCCGCGCTCGAAAGCGGCGGACATCGAACTGGCGCTTGACGCCGCCCATGCGGCCAAAGACGCATGGGGACGCACGTCTCCAGCGGAGCGCGCCCGTTTGCTGAACAAAATCGCCGATCGGATGGAAGAAAACTTGGAAATGCTCGCCATTGCGGAAACATGGGAAAACGGCAAGCCGATCCGCGAGACGCTCGCGGCTGACATTCCGCTCGCCATCGACCATTTCCGCTATTTTGCCAGCTGCATCCGCGCGCAAGAAGGCACCATTTCGGAAATCGATCACGACACGGTCGCCTATCATTTCAAAGAACCGCTCGGCGTTGTCGGGCAAATCATCCCGTGGAACTTCCCGATTCTCATGGCGGCATGGAAACTCGCCCCGGCATTGGCCGCAGGCAACTGCGTCGTGTTGAAACCGGCGGAGCAAACACCGACATCGATCCTCGTTCTCATCGAACTCATCGAGGATTTGCTTCCACCTGGCGTCGTCAACATCGTCAACGGCTTTGGCTTAGAAGCCGGCAAGCCGCTCGCCTCGAACCCACGCGTGGCGAAAGTGGCGTTCACCGGCGAAACGACGACCGGACGGCTCATCATGCAATACGCCTCGCAAAACATCGTGCCGGTTACGCTCGAGCTGGGCGGCAAGTCCCCGAACATTTTCTTCGCTGATGTGATGGACAAAGACGATGACTTTCTTGATAAAGCGCTTGAAGGCTTTACGATGTTCGCCTTAAACCAAGGCGAAGTGTGCACATGCCCGTCGCGCGCCCTCATTCACGAGTCGATTTACGACGCCTTTATGGAACGGGCGCTTGAGCGCGTCAAGCAAATCAAGCAAGGCAATCCGCTCGATACGGAAACGATGATCGGCGCCCAAGCCTCCTCCGAACAGCTCGAGAAAATTTTGTCATACATCGACATCGGCAAACAAGAAGGCGCCGAACTTTTGATCGGCGGCGAGCGGAACATGCTCGAAGGAGAACTGTCCGGCGGCTATTACGTCAAGCCGACCGTTTTCAAAGGGCATAACAAAATGCGCATTTTCCAAGAAGAAATTTTCGGCCCAGTGCTCGCGGTCACGACGTTTAAAGATCATGACGAAGCGCTTTCGATCGCCAATGAGACGCTGTACGGCCTTGGCGCCGGCGTCTGGACGCGCGACATCAACACCGCGTACCGCTTCGGCCGCGGCATCCAGGCTGGCCGCGTCTGGACGAACTGCTACCACGTCTATCCGGCCCATGCGGCGTTCGGCGGCTACAAAATGTCCGGCATCGGCCGCGAAACGCACAAAATGATGCTCGACCATTACCAACAAACGAAAAACTTGCTCGTCAGCTATTCGCCGAAAAAACTCGGCTTGTTCTAATATTCATCCACCCACTCTTTCATCGCCTCCTCGTTTAGAGGCGAAGCGCCCATCATTTTGACAAGGTGTCCTGATCTTTTCGGGACACCCTCTTTTGCCTTTGGCGACACCGCTGTTGTCCCGCTTCGGCGGACCGCCGGGCGAGCGTCAATGTCGAAAACGGAAATCGAATGCATAAGGAGGGGACGTAATGGGCGATGAACCGAAAGTGATCGCCACCGAAGCGGCGTTGGCATTAATCGAAAAGCTGAAAGCAAAGTACGGCCCGCTCATGTTCCACCAATCGGGCGGGTGCTGCGACGGCAGCTCGCCGATGTGCTATCCGCTCGGCGAACTGATTGTCGGCGATTCTGACGTCCTGCTTGGCGAAATCGGCGGCTGCCCGTTTTACATTGCCAAGGCGCAATACGAATATTGGAAGCACACGCAACTGATCATCGACGTCGTTCCCGGGCGCGGCGGCATGTTTTCACTGGAAGGCCCGGAAGGCGTCCGCTTTCTCACCCGCTCGCGCGTCTTCGGACAGAGCGCCGGGACGGAAGAAGCATAGCGGCTGTGCCAACCGTCCGATTCCTTAAACTCCATACAGGGGATACGTCATGTTCCGCCGCGTCGAAAAACCCAGCAGAACCGCCGCCTGATGAAGTGGGGCGCATTCCGCTGGGTTTTTGATCATGAGAACCGTTACTCGGTCGTGTCCATGTGTACTTCTTCCCCTGTCCGAGCGGACAATTTAATCCGTTTCAAACCGAACACCAACAACAAACCGATCGCAATAAACACAAGCCCAAACAAAAAGACAGATTGCAATGAATCAACGAGCGACTGCTTCAACACCGGCACGAACATATCGCGCAGTGCAGCCGGAATGCTCTTCATCGCTTCTGGGCTGAGCAAGACGGAATACAGCCCTTGCGGATCGTCATGGATCATGTCCGCAAAGCGGTCGACAAGCCCTTTCGCCTGCGCCGGCAGCGCTTCGAGCTTTGGCATGAGCCGCTCGTCAAGCAAGGCGCTCGACCGGTGGTTCATGATGGCGCCAAGCACCGTCATCCCAAACGTCCCGCCGATCGAGCGGAAAAATTGGCTTGAAGACGTCACCACGCCAAGCTCCGATTTTGGAAAGCTTTCTTGCAGGGCGAGCGTCAAAATCGGCATCACGAGCCCTGTGCCAAGACCGAGAATGATCATATACATCGTCGCCGTCCATTTCGACGTCTCGACATCCATCGTGCCAAGCAGCCCGAATGCGGACGCCATAACGGCCATGCCGATGATCAGTTGCGGCTTCACCCCGATCCGGTATACCAGTCGACCGCCAAGGACGCTGCCGATGATCATCGTGATCATCATCGGCGTCATAATCGTTCCTGACTCTGTGGCACTTACCCCAACCACCCCTTGCATAAAAAACGGGACGAACATGATGGCTCCGAACATACCGACGCTCATGAAAAAGCCGATGCCGTTTAACAACGTAAACGTCCGGTTGCGGAAGAGCCAAAGCGGAATGATCGGCTCCTCCGCCCGCTTTTCTGCCCAAACGAACAAGGCGAAAAAGATCACCGCCGCCGCAAACAGCGAGATGATTTGCCATGAGCCCCACGCATATTGGTCACCGCCAAATGTCAGCCCAAGCAATAAGCTGACGACACCTGCCGTCAGCGTCGCCATCCCGGCAACGTCGAATTTCACTGGCCCTTCAGCTTTATATTTGCTTAACCCCATCGCAATCAGCACGGTCGCTAAAATGCCGACCGGCAAGTTAATATAAAACACCCAACGCCAGTTCAAATGATCGACGATAAAGCCGCCGATTTGCGGGCCCAGCACTGAAGCGAGACCGTACAGACCACCGAACACTCCTTGCCATTTCGCCCGCTCTTTCCCCGTAAACACGTCACCAACGACAATCATTGCCATCGGCATCATAATGCCGCCGCCGATTCCTTGAATGCCGCGGTAAACGATGAGCTCGGTCATATCGTTCGCCATGCCGCAAAGCGCGGAGCCGGCCATAAAAATGATGAGTCCGCTCACATATACGATTCGACGCCCTAATACGTCGGCAAGCTTCCCGGCGATCGGCACGACCGCTGTCGACGTTAACATGTACGCCGTTGTCAGCCATGTCATCACGCCAAGCCCGCCGAGCTCCCCGACGATGCGCGGCATGGCCGTTCCGACAATCGTCCCGTCCAACGCCGCAAAGAGCATCGCAATAATGAGCCCGGTGATCAGCAGCGAGCGATGACGAATGGTGCTCGTCGGCACTGCTATCGCTTTTTCCATACTTCTCTCTCCCATCCGTTTTGTCGTTGGTATTCATCCATTTCTTTGACCAATGCATCCAAAGCCGGCGCCAGTTGAGGCGTTTGTTGATGACGCAAATACAACAGCAGCGCTTCGACGATATAGGCGCGGGGCGGCGCGTGCCGTCCAAGCAGCTCTTCCTCCAGCGCCGCTATGGCTTCGAGCACATCGCTTGCCTGCTTTGGATCGAGATCGTTGACGGCCTCCCGGACGGCGGCGAACGCGGAAGCCAGCCGCTCCCGCTGACGCTCTCGCTCCTGCTCCTCCATCTTCACCCATGGCGCAAACGACTCTTCCGTCAAAAGCGGACGCTCCTCAGCCGTGAAGCTAGCGACAATGGCATCAAGGCGGCGCATGAGAAAACGAGCCGCCTCGTCCGCATCAAACGCCTCCTCGCGAAAAAAGAAGTAAAACAAATATTGCCGGATGATGCCGTTGATCATCATGGCCACATCATACACATACGGACCAACCGCCTCGCCATAGACCTCCGTTAGGCGCGTGCAATACCATAAAAAAAGGCGCCCATGCTGGCGGAACATATACCGCTCCACTTCCGGATTGACTTTCGGCAATTGTTCCGACATGATCATGCGCAAAAAGTCTTTGTACTCGCGAATGTGAGAAAAATGGGCCGCCAACTGGCGGATGAACCGCTCCTTTTCCGGGCCATCCCCGCCGGATGCCGTGAAATCTGCGACCATTTTTTCGCTGTAATAGCGAAGCACTTCAAGCAACAATTCCTCCTTCGAGGCGAAATGATGGTAAAACGCCCCTTTGGAAATGCCCCACGCCTCGACCAAATCTTGAATCGAGGTGGCATGA
This genomic window contains:
- the lytE_2 gene encoding Probable peptidoglycan endopeptidase LytE precursor — protein: MKPNHVVFAAAMASAFFLAPDESQAAEWKKGMSSPEIKQLQQRLKEKGFFTYPQATGYFGAITEEAVKAFQRAMNLPATGIVDDATYAKLKNAPASNDTLAIGSRGAAVSDLQRRLKQLGYFRYPQITGYYGAVTADAVKQFQRANGLPATGRADRATLERLKQKATSQPVESSDVLTIGDRGDDVRELQQQLKQLGYFTYSDITGYYGVLTADAIRRFQRDNGLPVTGAVDNQTAARLASAVKAKTTSPAPIERERLAVRLSIGALGEDVKRIQTKLKELGYFWTDITGYYGTATADAVRRFQQAAKLPATGIVDSETYERLLGQAPPTKVDVIELVADAAELLGTPYVWGGETPEEGFDCSGFIFYLFQQQGVPIPRTVALMWNAGASVSAPEVGDIVFFATTTNGPSHAGIYIGNGQFIHSGASTGVTISRLDQSYWKQRYLGAKRLF
- the immR gene encoding HTH-type transcriptional regulator immR is translated as MTNLGETLKQLRKQRRWTQEELAEQLNVSRSQISKWENGSLLPDVQSLEKLCQLFDVSADFLLGGETRQRELLREVTDIYGTADVHETVLAALDYLLHNQEMSEAVYALAKLPDKKRKHVETMIMTIVKECSELM
- the ssbB gene encoding Single-stranded DNA-binding protein ssbB; this encodes MRQHMINQVVLVGRLTKDPELRYTAEGAAVATVTLAVARNFRNAEGGIDADFVPCVLWRKTAEHTANYCRKGSMVAVTGRIQTRRYDKKDGQRVYVTEVVAESVQFLHSGKKPEWPEHV
- a CDS encoding Sortase (surface protein transpeptidase), whose protein sequence is MNGKPARVSWGRRAAQWAALAAIVIGAAMAGWNGYWYTVGWMAVKRDAPAPSSPPAASLPAERSAQKDAPLGVYLGELAIPKLGAAIPVYEGVGEQELRRGVGHYPASDWPGGRGHVVLSGHRDTVFRRFGELEIGDALIIRTDRAAIHYRIVNIRIVDDDDRTVLVEKARPTLTVTTCYPFRLIGRAPKRYIVTARPVRVDALAFPRG
- the thrA gene encoding Aspartokinase I/homoserine dehydrogenase I encodes the protein MKVAKFGGSSVASAAQFRKVADIVSSDIERRIVVVSAPGKRYKDDVKVTDMLIRLAEQVAADEPYEQTMQEITKRYADIVDELELEADGFLAELVDDLQSKISAYRNDPPRLFDAMKASGEDHNARLMALYLQDCGLEASYVSPLEAGIIVTDEPGNAQVLPESYDKLKQLRERRGVLVIPGFFGYSRSGHIVTFPRGGSDITGSIVAAGVKADVYENFTDVDSIYCVNPSIVADARKLKEITYREMRELSYSGFSVFHDEALEPVYRAGIPVCVKNTNNPAAPGTWIVAKRNHIDEPVAGIASDTGFCSINISKYLMNREIGFGRRVLQILEDEGISYEHTPSGIDNMSVILRADQLADGKEERILARIREELAVDEVTIEYGLALIMVVGEGMEKTIGMAAKATTALADANINLEMINQGSSEVSMMFGVKEEVVNEAVRALYNAYFQQATVSPLS
- a CDS encoding Protein of uncharacterised function (DUF1284) codes for the protein MKPLRLRGHHLLCVHGFRGMGYSPSFVEKMWAIVERIRDEKDDFPIEVVAALDEACLACPHHGETTCEAGPNSDAHVRSLDGNVIRHLGLEAGKVYWKSELIRRTAENVKPDDLDHLCRHCSWLPYGVCKEGIANVRRGNVAQT
- the acoD_1 gene encoding Acetaldehyde dehydrogenase 2 is translated as MIYAQPGQPGALVTFKKRYENFIGGKWVPPVDGEYFENITPITGQPYCEVPRSKAADIELALDAAHAAKDAWGRTSPAERARLLNKIADRMEENLEMLAIAETWENGKPIRETLAADIPLAIDHFRYFASCIRAQEGTISEIDHDTVAYHFKEPLGVVGQIIPWNFPILMAAWKLAPALAAGNCVVLKPAEQTPTSILVLIELIEDLLPPGVVNIVNGFGLEAGKPLASNPRVAKVAFTGETTTGRLIMQYASQNIVPVTLELGGKSPNIFFADVMDKDDDFLDKALEGFTMFALNQGEVCTCPSRALIHESIYDAFMERALERVKQIKQGNPLDTETMIGAQASSEQLEKILSYIDIGKQEGAELLIGGERNMLEGELSGGYYVKPTVFKGHNKMRIFQEEIFGPVLAVTTFKDHDEALSIANETLYGLGAGVWTRDINTAYRFGRGIQAGRVWTNCYHVYPAHAAFGGYKMSGIGRETHKMMLDHYQQTKNLLVSYSPKKLGLF